In Hymenobacter sp. DG01, one genomic interval encodes:
- a CDS encoding efflux RND transporter permease subunit: MLDQIIRFALQNRLLMLAFALGLLIAGTYTAGQLPVDVLPDLDRPRVTVFLEAPGMAPEEVEALVTLPVETALNGATGVSAVRSNSAIGLGMVFVEFDYGTDIFTARQIVSEKLQTTGEQLPQGVTPVLGPISSVMGQIMLVGLSGGKETNAADLRTLANYTVRQRLLSIPGVAQVIPIGGDNLQYQVLLDMPRLNATGLTVNQVEEALRQSNLNTTGNFFDRNGSEVLIRNLGRLRSVKDIENIIVGYRDQSPVRVADIAQVEFGARFKRGDGSVNGKPAVILSIEKQPGAATVGLTQAVEKALTELKPSLPKDVQVNTRLFKQSEFIDSSITNVEEALRDGSILVVIVLFAFLLNVRTTFISLVAIPLSLLVTALVFRLAGISINTMTLGGLAIAIGELVDDAIVDVENVYRRLRENRQRATPQPVLKVIYAASSEVRNSIVYATIIVVLVFLPLFALEGMEGRIFAPLGIAYITSIVASLFVSLTVTPVLCYYLLPKMKQMDHPETDGPLVRWLKKKDTRLLTWGLTHPKLILTSTALLFVMAAAMVPFFGTEFLPPFNEGSLTVNFSAPAGTSLTESNRLGTLGEEQMLKIPEVAYTARRTGRAELDEHAESVNNSEIEVAFKTEEELEKEGKTMRSRDEILADMRQKLSLITGVNVNIGQPISHRLDHLLSGVRAQVAIKVFGNDLLELRRYANEIRTAAATVPGVVDLQVEKQVQIPQLLIRPKDEALRAYGMARGEVVRDLETLFQGAVVSQMLDGQKRFDLVVKLPEAQRNDIAAISQTRIETPSGAMIPVSQVAEVVYEPGPNTVNHENTQRRITISLNVAGRDLGSTVKEIQAKVNQQVKLPPGYYLTYGGQFESQQSASQKILWLSLFSLAGIFLVLYSHFKSTYMVGQIMLNIPLALIGSVVAVLLTGGTFSIASLVGFITLTGIASRNGIMMISHYIHLVEHEGETFGTKMIVRGSLERLVPVLMTALVAALALVPLTLAKDAPGKEILYPVATVILGGLLSSTFLDIIVTPVVFWLVGEKALAQYFAAHREVGLDEHPQELDAQPLTPPGDQNDLSPAL; the protein is encoded by the coding sequence ATGCTCGATCAGATAATTCGCTTTGCCCTGCAGAACCGCCTGCTGATGCTGGCCTTCGCCCTGGGCCTGCTCATTGCCGGCACCTACACCGCGGGCCAGCTGCCCGTGGACGTGCTGCCCGACCTGGACCGTCCTCGCGTGACGGTATTCTTAGAAGCCCCGGGCATGGCGCCCGAGGAAGTGGAGGCCCTGGTGACACTGCCGGTGGAAACGGCCCTGAACGGAGCCACCGGCGTGTCGGCGGTGCGCTCCAACTCGGCCATCGGCCTGGGCATGGTGTTCGTGGAGTTCGACTACGGCACCGATATTTTCACGGCCCGCCAGATCGTGAGTGAAAAGCTCCAGACCACCGGCGAGCAGCTGCCCCAGGGCGTTACGCCCGTGCTGGGGCCCATTTCCTCGGTCATGGGCCAGATTATGCTCGTCGGCCTTTCGGGCGGAAAAGAAACTAATGCGGCCGATTTGCGCACCCTGGCCAACTACACCGTGCGCCAGCGCCTGCTCAGCATTCCGGGCGTGGCCCAGGTGATTCCCATTGGGGGCGACAACCTGCAGTACCAGGTGCTGCTAGACATGCCCCGGCTAAATGCCACCGGCCTGACGGTAAACCAGGTGGAGGAAGCCTTGCGCCAGTCCAACCTGAATACCACGGGCAACTTCTTCGACCGTAATGGCTCGGAGGTGCTCATCCGCAACCTGGGCCGCCTGCGCTCGGTCAAGGACATCGAGAACATCATCGTGGGCTACCGCGACCAGTCCCCGGTCCGGGTGGCTGATATTGCCCAGGTGGAGTTCGGGGCTCGCTTCAAGCGCGGCGACGGCAGCGTAAACGGTAAGCCCGCCGTCATCCTGAGCATTGAGAAGCAGCCGGGTGCGGCCACCGTAGGCCTCACGCAGGCCGTGGAAAAGGCACTGACGGAGCTCAAGCCCTCTTTGCCCAAGGATGTGCAGGTAAATACCCGCCTGTTTAAGCAGTCGGAGTTTATTGACTCCTCGATTACCAACGTGGAAGAAGCCCTGCGCGACGGGTCCATTCTCGTGGTCATCGTGCTGTTCGCTTTCCTGCTGAATGTGCGCACCACCTTTATTTCGTTGGTGGCCATTCCGTTATCGCTGCTCGTGACGGCGCTGGTGTTTCGCCTGGCGGGCATCTCCATCAACACCATGACGTTGGGCGGGCTGGCCATCGCCATCGGCGAGCTCGTGGACGATGCCATCGTGGACGTGGAGAACGTATACCGCCGCCTGCGTGAAAACCGGCAACGGGCCACTCCCCAGCCGGTACTCAAGGTTATCTATGCGGCCTCATCGGAGGTACGCAACTCCATCGTGTACGCCACCATCATCGTGGTGCTGGTGTTCCTGCCGCTGTTTGCGCTGGAAGGCATGGAAGGACGAATCTTTGCGCCCTTGGGCATTGCCTACATCACCAGCATCGTGGCTTCGCTGTTCGTGTCGCTCACCGTCACGCCGGTGCTATGTTACTACCTACTGCCGAAGATGAAGCAGATGGACCACCCCGAAACGGATGGTCCACTGGTGCGCTGGCTGAAAAAGAAGGATACTCGCCTGCTTACTTGGGGCCTGACCCACCCTAAACTCATCCTGACCTCCACGGCCTTGCTCTTTGTCATGGCCGCGGCCATGGTGCCTTTCTTCGGCACGGAGTTTCTGCCGCCTTTCAACGAAGGCTCGTTGACGGTTAACTTCTCGGCCCCGGCTGGCACGTCGCTGACGGAAAGCAACCGGTTGGGCACGCTGGGTGAGGAGCAAATGCTCAAGATTCCGGAAGTGGCCTACACTGCCCGCCGCACCGGCCGCGCCGAGCTCGATGAGCACGCCGAGTCGGTGAACAACTCGGAAATCGAGGTGGCCTTCAAAACCGAGGAAGAGCTGGAGAAAGAGGGCAAGACCATGCGCAGCCGGGACGAGATTCTGGCCGATATGCGCCAGAAGCTCAGTCTGATCACGGGCGTCAACGTGAACATCGGCCAGCCCATCTCGCACCGCCTTGATCACCTCTTGTCGGGCGTGCGCGCCCAGGTGGCCATCAAGGTGTTCGGCAATGATTTGCTGGAGCTGCGCCGCTACGCCAATGAAATCCGCACGGCGGCCGCTACCGTGCCGGGCGTGGTGGACCTACAGGTGGAAAAGCAGGTGCAGATTCCGCAACTGCTGATCCGACCCAAGGACGAGGCCCTGCGGGCTTACGGCATGGCCCGGGGCGAAGTGGTGCGCGACCTGGAAACCCTGTTCCAAGGCGCCGTCGTCTCGCAGATGCTCGACGGGCAGAAGCGCTTTGACCTGGTGGTGAAGCTGCCGGAAGCCCAGCGCAATGACATTGCCGCCATCAGCCAGACTCGCATCGAAACCCCTTCCGGAGCCATGATTCCGGTCAGCCAGGTAGCGGAAGTCGTCTACGAGCCGGGACCCAACACCGTCAACCACGAGAATACCCAGCGCCGCATTACCATCTCCCTGAACGTGGCCGGGCGGGACCTGGGGTCCACGGTGAAGGAGATTCAAGCCAAGGTCAATCAGCAAGTGAAGCTGCCCCCGGGCTACTATCTAACCTACGGGGGACAGTTTGAAAGCCAGCAGTCGGCTTCCCAAAAGATTCTCTGGCTGAGCTTATTTTCCTTGGCCGGCATCTTCCTGGTACTCTACTCGCACTTCAAGTCCACCTACATGGTAGGGCAGATCATGCTCAACATCCCCCTGGCCCTGATTGGCTCGGTGGTGGCGGTGCTGCTCACTGGGGGCACGTTCAGTATTGCCTCCTTGGTAGGCTTTATCACCCTTACCGGTATTGCCTCGCGCAACGGCATCATGATGATTTCGCACTATATCCACCTGGTGGAGCATGAGGGCGAGACCTTCGGTACAAAGATGATCGTCCGCGGCTCGCTGGAGCGTTTGGTGCCGGTGCTGATGACGGCCCTGGTGGCCGCATTGGCCCTGGTGCCGCTTACCCTGGCCAAGGACGCGCCGGGCAAGGAAATCCTGTATCCGGTAGCTACGGTCATTCTCGGTGGGCTGCTCTCGTCTACCTTTCTCGACATCATCGTGACGCCGGTGGTGTTCTGGCTGGTAGGGGAGAAAGCCCTGGCCCAGTACTTCGCCGCTCACCGGGAAGTGGGTCTCGACGAGCACCCCCAAGAACTGGATGCGCAGCCGCTCACGCCCCCGGGCGACCAAAACGATTTGTCCCCGGCCCTGTAG
- a CDS encoding helix-turn-helix domain-containing protein: MATTLLYVRHMVCSKCILVVRELLVELGLVPLRVELGEVELLGTQQVIDWARLQQRLEAEGFALLDRLSPQQRLVVQIKEVIAELLRKEPAALRSGHFSRLLSDRLQRRFAYLSDVFSATEGLSLEQYVIRQRVEEARRLLREGTLPVGRVARELGYSNLGHLSRQFQRETGTSPSEYRREHLAGVRDAATPPN, translated from the coding sequence ATGGCCACTACGCTCCTGTACGTCCGGCATATGGTCTGCTCAAAGTGCATCCTGGTGGTGCGCGAACTCCTCGTGGAGTTGGGCCTGGTGCCGTTGCGCGTGGAACTGGGGGAAGTGGAACTGCTGGGCACCCAGCAGGTCATTGACTGGGCCCGACTGCAGCAGCGTCTGGAAGCGGAAGGCTTTGCCTTGCTCGACCGGCTCTCCCCCCAGCAGCGCCTCGTAGTGCAAATCAAGGAAGTAATTGCCGAGCTGCTGCGTAAGGAGCCCGCCGCGCTACGTAGCGGACACTTCTCCCGACTGCTGAGCGACCGGTTGCAGCGACGCTTTGCCTACCTGAGCGACGTGTTTTCGGCCACCGAAGGACTGAGCCTGGAACAGTACGTCATCCGGCAACGCGTGGAAGAGGCCCGGCGCCTGCTGCGCGAGGGCACCCTGCCCGTGGGCCGCGTGGCGCGGGAGTTGGGTTACAGCAATCTGGGGCACCTGTCCCGACAGTTTCAGCGCGAGACGGGCACTTCGCCAAGCGAGTACCGGCGAGAGCACTTAGCGGGCGTGCGGGATGCTGCGACGCCTCCTAATTAA
- a CDS encoding four-helix bundle copper-binding protein: MHSQNQSLLAALYACVNSCEHCATACLSEQDVKMMARCIQLDRDCADICALTARFVARGSEHAQHLLRECADICKACGDECEKHAAHMQHCRECAEACRRCEQACRQGLSVTA, from the coding sequence ATGCATTCTCAAAATCAAAGCCTCCTTGCTGCCCTCTACGCTTGTGTCAACTCCTGCGAGCACTGTGCTACCGCTTGCCTGAGCGAGCAGGACGTCAAAATGATGGCCCGCTGTATTCAGTTGGACCGTGACTGCGCCGACATCTGCGCCCTTACGGCCCGCTTCGTAGCCCGCGGCTCCGAGCACGCCCAGCATTTGCTGCGCGAATGCGCCGACATCTGCAAGGCCTGCGGTGACGAATGCGAAAAGCACGCCGCGCATATGCAGCACTGCCGCGAGTGCGCGGAAGCCTGCCGTCGCTGCGAGCAGGCTTGTCGCCAGGGCCTGAGCGTTACGGCGTAA
- a CDS encoding heavy-metal-associated domain-containing protein, protein MKTLQFKTNINCGGCIKAVTPTLNQEAGVGNWQVDTTSPDKILTVTSDQLTAEQVVQAVEKAGFNIAAA, encoded by the coding sequence ATGAAAACTCTGCAATTCAAGACCAACATCAACTGCGGCGGCTGCATTAAAGCCGTTACGCCGACCCTGAACCAAGAAGCTGGCGTGGGTAACTGGCAAGTGGACACGACTAGCCCCGACAAGATTCTCACCGTCACCTCCGACCAGCTCACGGCGGAGCAAGTGGTTCAGGCCGTTGAGAAAGCCGGCTTTAACATCGCTGCTGCTTAA
- a CDS encoding DUF2231 domain-containing protein, which translates to MFSDFPNLHPLVVHLPIVLLLLSAGLQALNVYKDWPPVKWITMAVMAGGFLGALAASTVFHAMPMGLAPRAAAVFEAHEKFAGYTLWLSGITLLLTGVGTFFKIQRRAYEILVLVSAVATAGVLSVAGHRGAQLVYVEGVGPQGRLLDKSHGHGGGEAMPAMEMEADTHNEAAGGNDHNANQAPASPNPLAAPGSADMPGMDMNGPASTSKDSRTAPGAMDNRAMPGRQPAGPPAPANSTMPDMPGMRMPAEKMTQPMPAGMDRSRPARQKPMNDMPGMENMPGMSPPKSGAKKPAKAPSGMAGMGTMADMPGMKAPGSKQPKQATPPMDNMSDMPGMEKGQPMPAMGPMPGMRMPTNPLDKFRFEDNNPARNKPKHANQ; encoded by the coding sequence ATGTTCTCAGATTTTCCCAACCTGCACCCCCTGGTGGTGCATCTACCTATTGTCCTGCTGCTGCTCAGCGCGGGCCTGCAGGCGCTGAACGTGTACAAGGACTGGCCACCGGTGAAGTGGATTACCATGGCCGTGATGGCCGGCGGCTTTCTGGGAGCTCTGGCCGCCAGCACCGTGTTTCATGCCATGCCCATGGGTCTGGCACCCCGGGCCGCCGCCGTTTTTGAAGCCCACGAAAAGTTCGCGGGCTACACCCTGTGGCTTTCCGGCATTACCTTGCTGCTGACCGGTGTCGGCACGTTTTTCAAGATTCAGCGGCGGGCCTACGAAATCCTGGTGCTGGTGTCGGCCGTCGCCACGGCCGGGGTATTGTCGGTGGCTGGGCACCGTGGGGCGCAGCTGGTGTACGTCGAGGGCGTGGGGCCGCAGGGCCGCCTGCTCGATAAAAGCCACGGCCATGGGGGCGGGGAAGCCATGCCCGCTATGGAGATGGAGGCCGATACGCACAACGAGGCGGCAGGGGGCAACGACCACAACGCGAACCAGGCTCCCGCTTCACCCAACCCACTCGCGGCCCCGGGTTCTGCTGATATGCCCGGCATGGATATGAACGGGCCCGCCTCCACCAGCAAGGACAGCCGCACGGCCCCGGGCGCGATGGACAACAGGGCTATGCCCGGCCGCCAGCCGGCTGGTCCGCCAGCCCCCGCTAACAGCACCATGCCGGACATGCCGGGCATGCGCATGCCCGCTGAAAAGATGACTCAGCCCATGCCCGCGGGCATGGATAGGAGCCGCCCGGCCCGGCAGAAACCCATGAACGATATGCCCGGGATGGAGAATATGCCCGGCATGAGCCCGCCGAAATCAGGTGCCAAAAAGCCAGCCAAAGCCCCATCCGGCATGGCGGGCATGGGCACCATGGCCGATATGCCGGGCATGAAGGCGCCGGGTTCAAAGCAGCCCAAGCAAGCCACGCCGCCAATGGACAACATGAGCGATATGCCCGGTATGGAAAAAGGCCAGCCCATGCCCGCCATGGGCCCGATGCCGGGCATGCGCATGCCCACCAACCCCCTGGACAAGTTCCGCTTCGAGGACAACAACCCCGCCCGGAACAAACCCAAGCATGCTAACCAGTAG
- a CDS encoding multicopper oxidase domain-containing protein: MRLFALLLFLLGSLSLAAQTPQHQAMPKSKAANGPATPPPDQDLRGHVVAPRTGHAGHRVEYDLYVDEREVSYTGKTRLAIAINGQIPAPTLRFTEGDTAIIRVHNQMSVETSIHWHGLLLPNDQDGVPYLNTAPIEPGGMHTFTFPLIQSGTYWYHSHTMLQEQNGLYGSIVIQPKQVKYELKEYVLLLSDWTDHPPKEVLRYLKRAGEWFAVQKGATQSYGEAVAAGYFKDKVRQEWGRMPAMDLTDIYYNKFLTNGREQSYYPDAKPGEVVRLRVINGSASSYFYLQYAGGPMQVIAADGINVEPFPVSKLEIATAETYDLLVTIPPAGAAELRATANDITGYSSSFFGTGEPMKAPDLPRINYFQMMREMGSMGNMTGMDTGGNGQMDPNGGMKGMDMKGGSGEMKDMNMPAGRQSTQPADPSMKGMDMKNGTMPASTAPSPQNRPMNMQEKSGKSMGNMQDMGSMAGMDMGGGMAGMSMGGAGGDFNYNQLRALNPTTLDSTRQWRDIKLTLTGNMLRYIWSFDNKTLSEADKIPIRRGENVRMTFTNLTMMRHPLHLHGHFFRLVNAQGAYSPMKHTFDIPAMGTVTIEFEANEYQDWFFHCHILYHMMAGMARIISYDASPQNEYAKGNYKMLKREDNAVYPWLDLSIHSQGAFLEGNLSNNRNALEFEGRVNYLGNYETETHLLRYLDKRQFWAAFVGYDFRDNKTLRGSALEKGRPRDNNINFRRQTELGVYYLLPLLVRAELRSDLTGQVRLQLERRDLPLSNNVFMDIRGNTDREFTLGFRYMVSKYASLSTNYDNQYGWGAGLTFHY, translated from the coding sequence ATGAGATTATTTGCCCTTCTACTCTTTCTGCTTGGTTCGCTTTCCCTGGCCGCCCAAACGCCCCAGCACCAGGCCATGCCCAAAAGCAAGGCCGCCAATGGCCCGGCCACCCCACCCCCGGATCAGGACCTGCGGGGCCACGTGGTGGCGCCCCGCACGGGCCACGCCGGCCACCGGGTCGAATATGACCTGTACGTGGATGAGCGGGAGGTAAGCTACACCGGCAAAACCCGCCTGGCTATTGCCATCAACGGGCAGATTCCGGCCCCCACGCTGCGCTTCACTGAGGGCGACACGGCTATCATCCGGGTACACAACCAGATGAGCGTGGAAACCAGCATTCACTGGCATGGGCTGCTGCTGCCTAACGACCAGGACGGGGTGCCCTACCTTAACACGGCCCCTATTGAGCCGGGCGGCATGCACACCTTCACGTTTCCGCTGATCCAGAGCGGCACCTATTGGTACCACTCCCATACCATGCTGCAGGAGCAGAACGGGCTGTACGGCTCCATCGTCATTCAGCCCAAGCAGGTGAAGTACGAGCTCAAGGAGTACGTGCTCCTGCTCTCCGACTGGACCGACCACCCACCCAAGGAAGTGCTGCGCTACCTCAAGCGGGCCGGCGAGTGGTTTGCCGTGCAGAAAGGCGCCACGCAAAGCTACGGCGAGGCTGTTGCGGCCGGCTATTTCAAGGACAAAGTCCGGCAGGAGTGGGGCCGCATGCCGGCCATGGACCTCACCGACATCTACTATAACAAGTTCCTCACCAATGGCCGCGAGCAGAGCTACTACCCTGACGCCAAGCCCGGGGAAGTGGTGCGCCTGCGCGTCATTAACGGCAGCGCCTCCTCCTACTTCTACCTGCAGTATGCCGGCGGCCCCATGCAGGTCATCGCCGCCGATGGCATCAACGTGGAGCCTTTCCCCGTCAGCAAGCTTGAAATTGCCACGGCCGAAACCTACGACCTACTGGTGACCATTCCACCCGCGGGCGCGGCCGAACTGCGGGCCACCGCCAACGACATCACGGGCTACTCGTCCAGCTTCTTTGGGACCGGCGAGCCGATGAAAGCGCCCGATTTGCCGCGCATTAACTACTTCCAGATGATGCGGGAAATGGGCAGCATGGGTAATATGACCGGTATGGACACGGGCGGCAACGGCCAGATGGACCCTAATGGCGGCATGAAGGGCATGGATATGAAAGGGGGCAGTGGGGAGATGAAAGACATGAACATGCCGGCTGGCCGGCAGTCTACGCAGCCCGCGGACCCCTCTATGAAAGGGATGGATATGAAAAACGGCACCATGCCTGCCAGCACGGCCCCCTCTCCCCAAAACCGGCCCATGAACATGCAGGAAAAGAGCGGTAAGAGCATGGGCAATATGCAGGACATGGGTAGTATGGCCGGCATGGACATGGGCGGTGGAATGGCCGGCATGAGCATGGGGGGCGCGGGCGGCGACTTTAACTACAACCAGCTGCGGGCCCTGAATCCGACCACCCTGGATTCTACCCGGCAGTGGCGCGACATCAAGCTTACGCTCACCGGCAACATGCTGCGCTACATCTGGTCGTTTGACAACAAAACCTTGTCGGAAGCCGACAAAATTCCCATTCGCCGGGGTGAGAACGTGCGCATGACCTTCACCAACCTGACCATGATGCGCCACCCGCTGCACCTGCACGGGCACTTCTTTCGTTTAGTCAATGCCCAGGGCGCTTACTCGCCCATGAAGCACACCTTCGACATCCCGGCCATGGGCACGGTGACTATCGAATTTGAGGCCAACGAGTACCAGGACTGGTTTTTCCACTGCCACATCCTCTACCACATGATGGCCGGCATGGCCCGCATCATTAGCTACGACGCCAGCCCCCAGAACGAGTACGCGAAGGGGAACTACAAGATGCTTAAGCGCGAGGACAATGCGGTCTACCCCTGGCTCGATTTATCGATCCACTCTCAGGGGGCCTTCCTGGAAGGCAATCTTTCCAATAACCGCAACGCGCTGGAATTCGAGGGCCGGGTCAACTACCTGGGGAACTACGAAACCGAAACCCACTTGCTGCGCTACCTCGATAAGCGGCAATTCTGGGCGGCCTTCGTGGGCTATGATTTTCGGGACAACAAGACGTTACGTGGGTCGGCCCTGGAAAAAGGCCGTCCTCGAGACAACAACATCAATTTCCGCCGGCAAACCGAACTCGGCGTGTACTATCTGCTCCCTCTACTTGTACGCGCAGAGTTACGCTCTGATCTGACTGGTCAGGTGCGTCTGCAACTCGAGCGCCGGGATTTGCCCCTGAGTAATAATGTGTTCATGGACATCCGGGGCAACACGGACCGGGAGTTTACGCTCGGCTTCCGCTATATGGTCAGCAAGTACGCCTCGCTGAGCACCAACTACGATAACCAGTATGGCTGGGGCGCCGGCCTGACCTTTCATTACTAG
- a CDS encoding bestrophin family protein encodes MYIRKHIHWRVIWRHSWKDVLLFLTYDLLLAVLYGPLHWHWLDVPWQLVSIVGVAVSFYVGFKNSSSYSRFSEARQLWGGIVNRSRSWTMLVLGQPTW; translated from the coding sequence ATGTACATTCGCAAGCACATTCATTGGCGCGTTATCTGGCGCCATTCCTGGAAGGACGTGCTCCTTTTCCTGACTTACGATCTGCTCTTGGCCGTGCTCTACGGCCCGCTGCACTGGCATTGGCTGGACGTGCCCTGGCAGCTGGTCAGCATCGTGGGCGTGGCCGTGTCGTTCTACGTGGGCTTCAAGAACAGCAGTTCCTACAGCCGCTTTTCCGAAGCCCGCCAGCTGTGGGGCGGCATTGTCAACCGCAGTCGCAGCTGGACGATGCTGGTGCTGGGCCAGCCAACCTGGTGA
- a CDS encoding bestrophin family protein — protein sequence MTTTLAQLAFQRQLVYRQLAWVNALHLHLRRQPERWQAEVAPLLDPAEATQLQRLANPPAQLLLRQTQALREAEGLFSELQLRTLCEELREMTNLQGGCERIKNTPFPRQYAFSSLVFVWLFIALLPLGLLGEFEKLGHGHYWLTVPFSVLVSWVFITIELVGHISEDPFENRMNDVPMTALCRTIEIDLRQMLGEQQVPAPVQPEHGILY from the coding sequence GTGACGACTACGCTGGCGCAGCTGGCGTTTCAGCGGCAGTTGGTGTACCGGCAGCTGGCCTGGGTCAATGCCTTGCATCTGCACCTGCGCCGTCAGCCTGAGCGCTGGCAGGCGGAGGTGGCGCCGCTGCTCGACCCGGCCGAGGCCACCCAGCTGCAGCGGCTGGCCAATCCACCCGCTCAGCTGCTGCTGCGGCAAACGCAGGCCCTGCGCGAGGCCGAAGGGCTGTTCAGTGAGTTGCAGCTGAGAACTTTGTGTGAAGAGTTACGCGAGATGACCAACCTGCAGGGCGGCTGTGAGCGCATCAAAAACACACCGTTTCCCCGGCAGTATGCTTTTTCCAGCCTGGTGTTCGTCTGGCTCTTTATTGCCCTGCTGCCCCTGGGCTTGCTGGGCGAATTCGAGAAGCTGGGCCATGGCCACTACTGGCTGACCGTGCCGTTCTCCGTGCTGGTATCCTGGGTGTTCATCACCATTGAGCTGGTGGGCCACATCAGTGAGGATCCGTTTGAGAATCGCATGAACGACGTGCCCATGACGGCGCTCTGCCGCACCATCGAGATTGACCTGCGCCAGATGCTGGGCGAACAGCAGGTGCCCGCGCCCGTGCAACCCGAACATGGCATACTCTACTAG
- a CDS encoding toxin-antitoxin system YwqK family antitoxin, giving the protein MAKRYFLHAFFCFICLPGLAQRPKPAAVSLPPADTVYFDRDWERTETLEEVSYARIARHDAAGKTVGTVRDYFYPSWKKQWEGKMASEAPDKPTGLCCGWHENGQMSFRGTYVNGLQQADFRSWHEDGREIKCTSVLQDALPLSTASIHCSNCMHTSRKVFTVDLPVGTVGIIYKLDVRDEGQPPISWSTALAVAAVAGSGGTAAPALLSTAATALTKQGNNAPPTVSTKCHWYITPDERAAQQFLATKGTITRDKVCFRAAENTPQETRPLALPAGTRRLYVCVNNDNYTTDATATLSVTALLQSCQ; this is encoded by the coding sequence ATGGCAAAACGTTACTTTCTACACGCCTTCTTCTGTTTCATTTGCCTGCCCGGGCTGGCCCAGCGGCCCAAGCCGGCAGCTGTCAGCTTACCGCCGGCCGACACCGTGTATTTTGACCGTGATTGGGAGCGCACCGAGACCCTGGAAGAGGTTTCCTATGCTCGGATTGCCCGCCATGATGCTGCCGGCAAAACGGTGGGCACCGTGCGCGACTACTTCTATCCTTCCTGGAAAAAGCAGTGGGAAGGAAAAATGGCCAGTGAAGCCCCGGACAAGCCCACCGGGCTGTGCTGCGGCTGGCACGAAAACGGCCAGATGAGTTTCCGCGGAACGTACGTGAATGGCCTACAACAAGCTGATTTTCGCAGTTGGCATGAGGACGGCCGCGAAATCAAGTGTACATCCGTGCTGCAGGACGCGCTGCCCCTGAGCACAGCTTCCATCCACTGCAGCAACTGCATGCACACCAGCCGGAAAGTATTCACGGTAGATCTGCCGGTCGGCACGGTCGGCATTATCTATAAGCTGGACGTGCGCGACGAAGGCCAGCCTCCTATTTCCTGGTCAACGGCACTGGCGGTGGCAGCCGTAGCCGGCAGTGGAGGAACCGCGGCCCCCGCCCTGTTGAGCACCGCGGCCACGGCCCTGACCAAGCAAGGCAACAATGCTCCACCCACGGTTAGCACCAAGTGCCACTGGTACATTACCCCCGACGAGCGCGCGGCTCAGCAGTTTCTCGCTACCAAGGGCACCATTACCCGGGACAAAGTGTGCTTTCGGGCAGCAGAAAATACCCCCCAGGAAACCCGCCCCCTTGCGTTGCCGGCCGGTACCCGTCGCCTCTACGTGTGCGTGAACAATGACAACTATACCACCGATGCTACTGCTACGCTCAGCGTAACGGCACTGCTACAGTCCTGTCAATAA